A section of the Phaseolus vulgaris cultivar G19833 chromosome 8, P. vulgaris v2.0, whole genome shotgun sequence genome encodes:
- the LOC137824785 gene encoding uncharacterized protein, whose product MAMDWFVSLPEGHITSFTQLSPLFREQYLANRAPPPVSYDLFYVKQYQGETLKEYISRFGAHVVKVGTKEEPMIVYTFRKRVSPGPFCESLIRNRPKSFAEIRRRAVEHIASEGEVYEKRTTVAPTGPRVHMRAQPARVHEAATERKNQDRKRPYEARRIQPRVRAEGRREGNRPLRHNFMVELKDLIVVPNIADRLRPPVKSDKVLGPHKESWCKFHEAFGHHINNCLALGYQLDELVKNGFLKDYLAGSTTTTALAIPEEGQAHEIPTHGEVHTISGGFSGGGPTASQRKKYVRSVSSVAEEFPDDPWESDLVFIRSDLRDVVPHDNDPVVISVITAGRKVHRVLVDQGSFVDVMFWSTFNKLQLSPGLLRPYTGCLYGFADNPVEVRGYLELRTTFTDGAASRTESIRYLVVNSNSAYNILLGKPALNRLRAVSSTRHMKMKFPDLSGKVIVIKSDQEEARKCYENSLKTKRGVVMVIERPPISDSRMELESLEEATPIGATPIEDVRAEESYGDASPMEEGYPEASLMEEASEEAIPDAFDSATPIEEDHRNESRAG is encoded by the coding sequence atggccatggactggttcgtcagcctcccagagggtcatatcacgtcCTTTACACAACTATCGCcgttattcagagaacagtatcTAGCCAACAGGGCTCCACCCCCAGTGTCATACGACCTGTTctacgtgaagcagtatcaaggtgagactttgaaggaatacataagccgctttggggcgcatgtggtgaaggttggcaccaaggaggagcccatgatcgtgtacacATTCAGAAAAAGGGTGTCTCCTGGGCCTTTCTGCGAATCACTCATACGCAATCGCCCCAAGTCTTTTGCTGAAATAAGGCGTCGcgcggtagaacatattgcctCTGAGGGTGAGGTATACGAGAAGCGCACAACTGTCGCGCCCACAGGCCCGAGAGTGCATATGCGCGCACAACCCGCCAGGGTCCACGAAGCCGCCACAGAGAGGAAGAACCAAGACAGGAAGCGCCCCTACGAGGCAAGAAGGATCCAGCCTAGGGTTCGAGCAGAGGGAAGGAGAGAAGGAAATAGACCCCTAAGGCACAATTTCATGGTGGAacttaaagacctcatcgttgtgcccaacatagctgataGGTTAAGGCCACCGGTGAAGtccgacaaggtgttgggaccccACAAAGAGTCGTGGTGCAAGTTTCACGAAGCGTTcgggcaccatattaacaactgcttaGCGCTGGGTTATCAGTTGGATGAacttgtgaagaatggtttcctaAAAGATTATCTCGCTGGGTCTACTACGACCACAGCCCTGGCGATACCAGAGGAGGGTCAAGCGCACGAAATACCGACTCAcggagaagtgcacaccatTTCTGGCGGCTTTTCCGgaggaggacccactgcctctcaacgtAAGAAATATGTGAGGTCAGTGAGTTCAGTTGCTGAGGAATTTCCGGAcgacccgtgggagtcagacctcgttttcATAAGGTCTGACCTGCGAGATGTCGTCCCACACGATaatgaccctgtggtcatttcagtAATCACAGCGGGAAGAAAAGTACACAGGGTTCTCGTCGACCAAGGCAGTTTTGTagacgtcatgttttggtcgaccttcaacaagctacagttatcCCCTGGCCTGCTAAGACCCTatactggatgcttgtatggaTTTGCAGATAACCCAGTGGAGGTCCGTGGCTAcctggagctgaggacgacgttcactgacggaGCGGCGTCCCGTACCGAGAGCATTCGGTACTTGGTGGTAAACTCcaattcagcctacaacattttgttgggcaaACCAGCGCTGAATAGGTTAAGGGCAGTGTcttccacgcgccacatgaagatgaagtttccAGATCTTAGTGGCAAAGTAATTGtgatcaagtcggatcaggaagaggcccgaaaatgctatgaaaacagcctgaagacaaagagaggcgtggtcatggtgattGAACGACCACCCATTTCAGATTCGCGAATGGAGTTAGAATCATTGGAAGAGGCTACGCCCATaggggcgacgcctatagaGGATGTGCGTGCAGAAGAAAGTTACGGTGACGCCTCGCCGATGGAAGAAGGATACCCAGAGGCCTCGCTCATGGAAGAAGCGTCGGAGGAGGCGATCCCCGATGCATTCGATAGTGCGACGCCTATAGAAGAGGACCACAGGAATGAGTCTCGTGCAGGGTGA